From one Rhodamnia argentea isolate NSW1041297 chromosome 1, ASM2092103v1, whole genome shotgun sequence genomic stretch:
- the LOC115730326 gene encoding TMV resistance protein N-like has product MASYHVFLSFRGEDVRNNFLSHLYDSLNREGIFTYVDSEELRKGEQIAPALMKAIEESQIAIIIFSEDYAFSRWCLEEVAKIMNCKEERDLIVFPVFYKVEPKEVRTPRDNYKKAMLEHESKIGKDSEEVKRWKKALFDATSLSGWHLKDENESEFIQRIVMEISAHVNRAPLHVAKYTVRIDSQVAKLESMLNLQSDDDVLMMGLWGKGGIGKTTLAKSVYNKIFKQFEGSCFLRNVREVSKNCKDLATLQENLLFEVLKLKERLVVSSVDRGINQIQERLCRKKVLLIFDDVDDLRQLNALAGECKWFGNGSRIIVTTRDRHVLTSHGIDLDHVYEVKELDKDAAHELLSKHAFPTHQKFEIRTDLVDGVLNHAKGLPLALEVLGSFLRGRREDVWESALDKVSMSPKKDINDVLKISYDGLETNEKEIFLHIACFFKGRETKYILNALDSCDFKVVIGLQILTERSLISIESKNIVEMHGLIQLMGMDIVIQESADPGRRSRLWFCDDAIEVVSSDMDFQFLKHVNFGNCESLVCLPNFRCTPNLEELNISDCKDLVEAHPSIADHDQLQKWSCCGSLLPGGEMPQWILPNEERFVSFMASQDIYDKILGMVLCFVLSPDEQGKGPVYLISTHVNGEMWIVNSIGGSHSLDSEHVFLDYYRPTRLWGEVDFCEIDGNYAEFGVTIVSKNMRKLGSRIICKHLGDDAELRDNQLIDLALFYEVDCESTDSVATSSLMHEDSSSEADRQKDLRDCEMAAEKHSQIISKRSPLEACELGLRGLLIEAIPRSVKFG; this is encoded by the exons ATGGCTTCTTATCATGTGTTTTTGAGCTTTAGAGGCGAAGACGTTCGGAACAACTTCCTCAGTCAtctctatgactctcttaacCGAGAAGGAATCTTCACTTATGTTGATAGTGAGGAGCTCAGAAAAGGAGAGCAAATAGCGCCGGCACTTATGAAGGCGATCGAGGAATCGCAGATCgcaatcatcattttctctgAGGATTACGCTTTCTCACGGTGGTGTTTGGAAGAGGTGGCAAAAATCATGAACTGCAAGGAAGAAAGAGACCTCATAGTCTTTCCAgtattttacaaagtggaacccAAAGAAGTGAGAACACCAAGAGACAATTACAAAAAAGCTATGCTTGAGCACGAGTCCAAGATCGGGAAGGATTCGGaggaagtgaagagatggaagaaagctcttttcGATGCTACTAGCTTGTCCGGGTGGCATCTGAAAGATGA aaatgagTCAGAGTTTATACAAAGAATTGTGATGGAAATCTCCGCTCACGTAAACCGAGCACCTTTGCATGTTGCTAAGTATACGGTGAGGATAGATTCCCAAGTTGCTAAGTTGGAATCGATGTTAAACCTTCAGTCTGATGATGATGTTCTCATGATGGGATTATGGGGAAAAGGAGGCATAGGAAAGACGACTTTAGCCAAATCcgtttataataaaattttcaagcaATTTGAGGGTTCATGTTTTCTGCGGAATGTTCGAGAAGTTTCAAAAAACTGCAAAGATTTGGCTACTTTGCAAGAAAACTTGCTATTTGAGGTGTTAAAACTCAAAGAAAGATTAGTAGTGTCCAGTGTTGATAGAGGTATTAATCAAATACAAGAGAGACTTTGTCGCAAAAAAGTTCTCCTTATctttgatgatgtggatgacttGCGCCAGTTAAATGCTTTAGCAGGAGAATGCAAGTGGTTTGGTAATGGAAGCAGGATCATCGTCACTACAAGAGATAGGCATGTATTGACTAGTCACGGGATAGATCTGGATCATGTTTATGAAGTTAAAGAACTGGATAAGGATGCAGCTCATGAGCTACTtagtaagcatgcttttccgacacaccaaaaatttgaaattaggaCAGATCTAGTGGATGGTGTTCTGAATCATGCTAAAGgtcttcctttagcacttgaggtgcTAGGTTCCTTCTTACGTGGTAGAAGAGAAGATGTATGGGAAAGTGCACTGGATAAAGTTTCTATGTCTCCTAAGAAAGACATCAATGATGTGCTTaaaataagttatgatggactagagacaaatgagaaagagatttttcttcACATTGCCTGTTTCTTTAAGGGGCGCGAAACTAAGTATATACTGAACGCTCTTGACAGTTGTGATTTTAAGGTGGTAATAGGATTACAAATTCTCACCGAGAGGTCCTTGATAAGCATTGAGTCCAAAAATATAGTAGAAATGCACGgcttgattcaattgatgggtATGGATATTGTGATCCAAGAAAGCGCCGATCCCGGGAGACGCAGCAGGCTATGGTTTTGTGATGACGCTATTGAAGTTGTGTCTAGTGACATG GACTTCCAATTTTTGAAGCACGTTAATTTCGGTAATTGCGAGTCGCTGGTTTGCCTGCCCAACTTCCGGTGTactccaaatctcgaggaattAAATATCAGTGATTGCAAAGACTTGGTAGAAGCCCACCCGTCCATCGCAGATCATGACCAGTTGCAG AAATGGTCTTGTTGCGGAAGTCTTCTCCCCGGAGGAGAGATGCCACAGTGGATCCTTCCTAATGAAGAGCGCTTCGTATCTTTCATGGCTTCGCAGGACATATACGACAAGATTCTTGGAATGGTTCTATGTTTCGTTTTGAGTCCTGATGAACAGGGAAAGGGACCCGTGTATTTGATTTCTACACATGTTAATGGTGAAATGTGGATAGTCAATTCAATAGGGGGTTCCCATTCGTTGGATTCGGAGCATGTCTTCCTTGACTATTACAGACCAACTAGGCTGTGGGGAGAAGTCGATTTTTGTGAAATTGATGGAAATTATGCAGAGTTTGGGGTTACAATAGTGAGTAAAAATATGAGAAAGTTGGGATCCCGAATAATATGCAAGCATCTAGGGGATGATGCTGAGCTTCGAGACAATCAACTGATTGATCTAGCTTTATTCTACGAGGTTGATTGTGAATCAACAGATTCTGTAGCCACAAGTTCACTTATGCACGAAGATAGTTCGAGCGAAGCAGATCGGCAGAAGGACTTGCGAGATTGTGAAATGGCCGCCGAGAAACACAGTCAAATAATATCGAAGAGATCCCCCCTCGAGGCTTGCGAACTAGGACTACGTGGACTTCTAATAGAAGCAATTCCTAGGTCAGTAAAATTCGGCTGA